The following are encoded in a window of Castanea sativa cultivar Marrone di Chiusa Pesio chromosome 9, ASM4071231v1 genomic DNA:
- the LOC142611451 gene encoding uncharacterized protein LOC142611451 encodes MDSQSSDVNALGDALHESLNIRVQVSEPASDGHEGEEDIHEWKATCPKKHLIKSETFPYPKLRLPPNSSSDEEVEEDEEPETMSQGLHSEESNDHACSRSISLPTPLKLVSAMKGSRRTEGIPPKKLPVKWAPDVYDPRPTLMSHSVKNKSSQKYKNNKKNDKKNEKKNGKKGHKNSSHGISGKDKKQSRKAAKGSNEFEVFEVGSSNPHCGNSFLRKSHTEMHYPVAEAL; translated from the exons ATGGACAGTCAATCTTCTGATGTAAATGCCCTTGGGGATGCTCTTCACGAGTCGCTAAATATCCGTGTTCAAGTGTCGGAACCTGCATCTGATGGGCATGAAGGGGAAGAAGACATACATGAATGGAAGGCAACTTGcccaaagaagcacttaatcaAGTCTGAAACCTTTCCATATCCAAAGTTAAGGTTGCCTCCTAATTCTTCTTCAGATGAAGAagttgaagaagatgaggaaCCTGAAACAATGTCACAGGGCCTCCACTCTGAGGAATCTAACGATCATGCCTGCTCACGATCGATATCTTTGCCA ACTCCTTTGAAGCTTGTGTCTGCCATGAAAGGTAGCCGTAGGACTGAGGGGATTCCGCCGAAGAAACTGCCTGTGAAATGGGCTCCTGATGTGTATGATCCAAGGCCTACTTTGATGTCACACTCGGTTAAAAACAAGAGCTCACAGAAGTAtaaaaacaacaagaaaaatgacaagaaaaatgaaaagaaaaatggaaagaaaggGCATAAGAACTCTTCACATGGGATAAGTGGCAAGGACAAGAAACAATCTCGCAAGGCTGCTAAGGGTTCTAATGAATTTGAGGTTTTTGAAGTTGGCAGCTCCAACCCCCACTGTGGGAATAGCTTCCTTAGAAAATCACACACTGAGATGCACTACCCGGTTGCTGAAGCATTATGA
- the LOC142610581 gene encoding histone H2A, with the protein MDTGGKVKRGAGGRKGGGPKKKPVSRSVKAGLQFPVGRIGRYLKKGRYAQRVGTGAPVYLAAVLEYLAAEVLELAGNAARDNKKNRIIPRHVLLAVRNDEELGKLLAGVTIAHGGVLPNINPVLLPKKTEKAATKEPKSPARATKSPKKA; encoded by the exons ATGGATACCGGTGGAAAAGTGAAGAGAGGAGCTGGAGGAAGAAAAGGCGGCGGTCCAAAGAAGAAACCCGTCTCCCGGTCCGTTAAAGCCGGTCTACAGTTCCCAGTCGGTCGGATCGGCCGGTACTTGAAGAAAGGCCGATACGCTCAGCGTGTCGGTACCGGTGCTCCGGTTTACCTCGCCGCCGTGCTCGAGTACTTAGCTGCTGAg gttttggAATTGGCTGGAAATGCTGCAAGAGACAACAAGAAAAACAGGATTATCCCGAGGCATGTGTTGCTAGCGGTGAGGAACGACGAAGAGCTTGGAAAGCTTCTTGCAGGTGTGACCATTGCACATGGAGGTGTACTTCCCAACATCAACCCTGTCCTTCTTCCGAAGAAGACCGAGAAGGCGGCCACAAAGGAGCCTAAGTCTCCAGCCAGGGCCACTAAATCGCCCAAGAAAGCTTAA